A region of the Synechococcus sp. PCC 7502 genome:
CCCTAGACTTAGCTAACCTTCAAAGCGTGCGGGACTTTGTCGCAAAATTTCGCCTAACTGGTAAACGCCTAGATGCTTTAGTCTGTAATGCTGCGGTTTATCTACCTTTACTTAAGGAGCCTCAATACAGTGTTGATGGTTATGAAATTAGCGTTGCCACCAATCATTTGGGACATTTTCTGCTAGCCAACCTATTACTAGAAGATTTACAAAGGTCTGGTAATCCCGAACCAAGATTAGTAATTTTGGGGACTGTGACTGCCAATCCTAAGGAATTAGGCGGTAAAATCCCGATTCCTGCCCCGCCTGACTTGGGTAATCTCAAGGGACTAGAAGATGGCTTCAAAGCTCCGATCGCTATGATTGACGGCAAAAAATTTAATTCTGGTAAGGCATATAAAGATAGCAAACTCTGCAATGTTCTAACCATGCTTGAACTTCATCGCCGCTACCATGCTTCTACGGGGATTACCTTTAGCTCTTTCTATCCCGGTTGTGTGGCAACTACAGCCTTATTCCGTAATCACTATCCCCTATTTCAAAAAATATTTCCCCTATTTCAAAAAAATATCACCGGTGGTTATGTCTCTGAGGAGTTGGCAGGTGATCGCCTAGCTGAAGTTGTAAGTGAACCGCAGTACAGTAAATCTGGCAGCTATTGGAGTTGGGGAAACCGTCAAAAAGCAGGTCGAAAATCCTTTGAACAAGAGCTTTCTAACGAAGCATTAAACGAAGCTAAGGCAAAGAAACTCTGGGAACTTAGTGCCAAGTTAGTGGGTTTATAGGTTTCCTTAAAAATTCGTTAATATATCGAAGCCGAGACCCTAGGGGCTTTAACTAAATGCAGTTGCTGGCAATACTGCCACAGAGTTAATCCCCCTACATAGCCATAGCCAAGGGCATAGATTGTTAAAAAGGGAACCATACTATACCACCCAATGTTTACGGCAATATATATAGCCACACAACTATAGGCTGCTAGTCCTAGCTCTAATATGGCTCCTAGATCAAAGGGAAGTCTGTATGCCTTACTTACCCAGCGATCGCCACCACCAGTAATATTAAACTTGGGCGTGCGGCGAAAGTTTACCCCTTTATTAAATAAACCCGCAACCACCGCCTTCGAGTTGCTATAGGACATGCCACTGCAAAGTATTAACAATAAAAAAACTGATAGTAATTTATGTTTCCAAGCTTTCGGGTATAAATCTTTTTGGGCAGTGAGATAAATATAGGGGGCAATAAAACTAGCAATGATTACACAAATTTGCCAAAGATTAATGGAAATATTCTTAAATGCCTGAATATTTTCTGTGTGCATGGAAGATGACACCATGAGGGGAATAGATAATAAAACACTCATAAGCATAAAAGGATGCGCCCCATACCCCGTGAGATGTACCGTTGCTTGCCACTTTACGCCCAGACTATATTTACTTTGCCAAATCCTAGTTAACAGCTTTTTAGCGCATTGAATGCCCCCTTTTGCCCAGCGAAATTGTTGGAGCTTATATGCCACCATTGTTACTGGCAATTCAGCAAATGCCACAATGTTATTGTCATAGATCACCTGCCACCCTAATAATTGCGCTCGGTAACTCAAATCCATATCTTCAGCCAAGGTATCTGATGTCCAGCCGCCACTGTCAAGAATTGCTTGTTTTCGCCATATTCCGGCGGTGCCATTAAAATTCAGGAAATAATGATTACGCCATCGAGCCTGTTGATCAATGACAAAATGCCCATCTAAAGCTACTGCCTGTAAATCAGTGAGTCTTGAATAGTTAGGATTTATATGTCCCCATCGGGTTTGCACTACAGCAGTACGTTCGGTGTGGGGTTGAAGATAATGGGCGATCGCTTGTTTGAGCCAATGGGGATCGGGAATAAAGTCGGCATCGAAAATCGCAATATAATCTCCCTGAACCTTAGACATCGCTGCCTGTAATGCTCCTGCTTTGAATCCTGTGCGATCGCTACGATGAATATATTCAATCCATATTCCTAGCTGTTGGTGCTTATATACCGATGCTTGTAATATTTCTTGGGTATCATCAGTGGAGTCATCCAAAACCTGAATATACAAACGATCGTGAGGATAGTCTAATTTACAAATTGCCTCCACTAATCTTTGTGCCACATAGCGTTCATTAAAAATAGGCAACTGAATTGTGACTATGGGCAGGTCAGAATCTGTAATTATTTTAGGAGAGTCAATACAGGCAATTTTGGTTTGATGTACCAGAGCTAGCCAACCAGCATTAATTCCATAGGTAAGCAACAAGGTAGCTGCTATGCTGTTCAAAGACGACAAGATTGCAATCAGTATCAGAATAATTTTAGACTCCCTACCACTTCAAACCCAACTGCTCTCTTAATAATGCTTGGTAATGATTAGTTATAAAAACTAGCCTAATAATTATTAAGAGTAAATAGCTACAAAAATAACTCGAAGGCTATTGTATCGCTAGATTAGAAATATAAGAGAAATATAACTAGGTTTCTCGGCGTTAAATACTTAAGATTTGTTTTTTGCGGATGAGTTTAGGCTTTTGGTTAAAGCAGGCAGAGCTATAGCAGCTGCTTCCTGTTGAGCCGCTTTAATACTACTGCCCTTACCCACACCCCAACAGAAATTATTTACCCAGACCTCCACCATAAATATTTGAGGTTCAGAAGAGTCAATTGCTTTGTACTCAGGCAAAATATGCCAATTAGCTTGGGTTAACTCCTGTAAGGCTGCCTTGGAATTACCAAAAGCAGGTTGGGCTAGCACTGTGATCGAGATACGCTGTAAGTGCGGATATAGCCACTGATTAATTAACCTAAAATCATTTGTACTCAAATAAAGAGCAGCTAAGACAGCTTCAAAACTATTAGCCAGCCTAGATAAAGAGGTTTTGGGATCACGTTTTGCTGATTCCCCCATGACTAGAAATCGATCAAATCCATAGCCATCAGCGATCGCCGCCAATACCTTATCACTAACCAAATGCGACCTCAATGCCGCTAAATCTCCTACAGAGCGATCGCCATACTGCTCGCGCAGAAAAGTTACCACTACCATCCTCAGCACACTATCCCCAAAAAATTCTAAATAGTCGTTGTTATGAACTGTAGAAAAGGATGGATGAATTAAAGCTTGATCCAATAAATTCCAGTTAATACTTTCTTCTGGTATCTGGATACGATTTAGTAACTGTCTCAATTCCCTCTGGCGACTGGGGGCAATCATGTTGTTAAACTCATAAAATTATAAAAACCACTCTCTATTATAGAAAGTGGCTTACAGAGTAGATTATAACAATGTCAAACCAAAGCAAGATTTGAGAATATTAGTAGCTCATCTTCAGGAATAGTTTAAAATTTAACCTTCGCTAACGTATGGAGTTAATCCTGAAGAAAATTCTTCTCCATAGCCTTCTTCTCCATGCTCAGCAATATCAATACCTTGTTCCTCTGCACTTGGACTAACTCGTAAACTCATAAACAGGGAAAGAACCTTCAAAATCACAAATGTGCCTACTCCAGCGATTACATAGGTGATTCCAATTGCGATTAATTCTGTTATTAGCTCACTGAAATGTCCTTCAAGTACTCCTACAGGTAGAACTTTACCGCTAGCATCTTTTCCAAGAATTGGATTAACTGCACTAGAGGCAAAAACGGCAGTCAAGATGGAACCTACAGTTCCTCCAACACCATGTACTCCAAAAGTATCAAGAGAATCATCAAACTGTAATTTAGATTTTAGACTAAGGGCGAAAAAGCACGCAGTTGTGGTAATTGCTCCAATTAAAATAGCACTAACGGGACTAACAAATCCAGCAGCAGGGGTAATACCCACTAGACCAGCAACTGCTCCTGTTGCAACACCTACTGCTGTAGGTTTACCTCTCAATACCCACTCTAGAATTACCCACATTAATGCTGCTGCTGATGCTGAAGTTGTAGTAGTTACATAGGCAATGGTTGCTAAACTTCCAGATGCTAAGGCACTACCGCCATTAAAACCAAACCAACCGAACCATAGCAAGCCAGCACCTAAAAGTATAAATGGAACATTATGGGGAGCAGCAGGACGAGATGGATAAGTTACCCTTGGACCAATTACCCAAGCCGCAACCAGTGCCGATACCCCAGAACTAATATGAACGACAGTTCCACCCGCAAAGTCTAAGGAATTAAGACCGCCATATAGACCTAGGAAACCACCCTTAGCCCAAACCATGTGAGCAAAAATTGGGTAGAGAATAGCTGACCAAAGAAAAATAAACCAAAAATACGCTTTGAAGCTAATCCGTTCTACGATCGCACCTGAAATTAGAGCAGGAGTTATAATGGCGAACGTTGCTTGGAAGATCATGAAATTTTGGTGAGGAATTGTTGCAGCATAGGAAACAACCGCTTCAGGAAGACTACCTTTAAGATAATCAGTAGTTTCTAAGCCTACCCCATTCAAAAACGCCCACTGCAAGCCCCCAATAAATGGAGTACCAGGAGCAAAAGCTAAACTATACCCCCACAAAATCCAAGTCACGCCCACAATGCCCATTAGGATGAAACTCATCATCATGGTATTGAGAACGTTTCTAGACCGAACAAACCCACCATAGAAAAATGCTAGGGCTGGTGTCATTAGTAATACCAACGCCGTAGAAATCAACATGAATGCAGTATCACCAGCAACTTGAGCATTAGCGGCAGCATCTAAGGCTGGCTTCATGGGGTCTTCGGCTGCCCATGCCATACTGTTGCTACTAAAAAATGCACTAAGGGCAAATAGCGTGGCTATACTAACTTTTGGGAAAACTTTTTTTAACACTTCTCTTAACACCTCTAAAGATAATCTCAATTTGGAATGCTTTATTGAATAGCCTAAATATCTAGGAGTTGTGAAATTAAGATGCGATGTGGTATGCGCATCACACTTTATTACAATAAAACTTAGGTTTAGCTAAAGTTACAGACTACATTTCAACAATTTCAATCGATTCATTCTGTATAAGAAGACACTTTATTATGGGTTATAAGGCAAGTTAGTAATTTTTACTGCATTCTGCTGCTAAATATCAATTTTTGTAATAGTTTCAGAATTTGAATATATCAAAACAAGTCAAATTAACGCACTCTATTAGCTTTTTACTATTTCCTAAAATCTGAAGTTATTCTATTTGTAAATATTTAAGACGATTTGAATAGTTTAAATAGTGAAGAAATACCTAAAACATCAGATTATTGATTAGACTTCATATATCTTTAACTGAGAAAGATAAGCAGATATTATGAACAAACCAAGAATTATCTCAATTGTGGTTGGATTAGGCTTAATTATTATTGCCAGTCTTTGGTATGGTCAACATAATGGACTTCTACCCGAAGCCGCAGCAACTGAAGCCCTCCTCTATGACGATCTTTTTAATAGCCTATTAACGATCGCTGTTGCTATCTTCCTAGTAGTCCAAACAATTTTAATCTACTCCATTTTTAAGTTCCGCCGTCGCCAAGGAGATAATACCGATGGGATTCCGATCCATGACAACTTCTTGCTAGAAATAATTTGGACAGCAGTACCCACGGTTTTGGTAATTTGGGTAGGAATTTATAGTTTTGATGTTTACAATGTCATGCAGGATGGTCGCCCTATGTCTATGGGCATGGGAATGCCAGCAATGACTCATAATCATTTAGATCATTTAGGAATGGAGGCTGCTCAGGCTGAGCCTTTGACAACTGGTTCAACTGCTATTGCCCTTGATACGGATTCATCGGATAACCCTTCTAAGCCAGAGCCATTAAATATTGATGTGCAAGGTATGCAGTTTGCTTGGATTTTTAGCTATCCCGATACAGAAATTCAAACCTCCGAACTCCATGTTCCTCTCGGGCAAGAAGTAAAGCTAAATCTTTCTGCTGCTGATGTTATTCATGCCTTTTGGGTACCCCAATTTCGTCTCAAACAAGATACTATTCCTGGTATGGCGACCTCAATTCAATTTACCCCTAATAAACTCGGTACCTATCCTATTGTTTGCGCTGAATTATGTGGCTCCTACCACGGCGGTATGAGGGCAGAAATAGTTGTGGAAACTCCTGAAGAATACCAAGCATGGCTCCAACAAGAGCAAGAGGAGTTGGCAAGTTCTAATTCTAAAAATGCGATCGCTTCCAATGTATTTAGAAACAATTTATTTAATCAAGAAGAAAATCCACCTCAGCATAAACAACTCCTCACTGCTCAAACTCAGAAAATGGGGATTACGCCTGAAACCTTAAAAAGTTTGCACCATCTATCTCCCCAAACCTAGTCCTGCTAACTGTATTTTTGTAATATTTATACTTACCTATGACTCAAGTAATTACTCAAGCTCCTAGTACTGAAGCCTTTGAGCCAAATAAGCACTCACCTAAATCCCAATGGCGGGAATATTTTAGTTTTAGCACTGACCATAAGGTAATTGGGATTCAGTACCTAGTCACAACTTTTTTCTTTTATCTCATCGGTGGAGCTTTAGCCTCGGTAATTAGGGCTGAACTTGCTACCCCTGACTCCGATTTGGTACCACCCGAACTCTACAATGGCTTATTTACAATTCACGGTACAGTCATGATCTTTTTATGGATTGTACCTGCGGTCACAGGTGGTTTTGGTAATTACCTGATCCCCTTAATGATTGGTGCCAGAGATATGGCATTCCCCAAGCTTAATGCTTTGGCATTTTGGATGATTCCACCTGCTGGGGTGCTACTGATTAGCAGCTTTTTCTATGGACCATCTTCCACGGGATGGACAGCCTATCCACCTTTGAGTATTCTCACCGATCAACATTTCGGACAAGCAGTATGGATTGCCAGCATTATTATTCTGGGAACATCTTCAATTTTGGGAGCGGTTAATTTTGTGGTTACCATTCTATCTATGCGGATGCCCGGTATGGGAATGTTTGATATGCCTTTACTCTGTTGGGCTATTCTCTCAGCCTCTGGTTTAGTCCTAATTGCTACTCCAGTTTTAGCAGGGGCAATGATTTTGCTAGGCTTTGATCTATTGGCGGGAACAGCATTTTTTAATCCTACGGGTGGCGGAAATCCTGTGGTTTATCAGCATTTATTCTGGTTCTATTCCCATCCTGCGGTTTATGTGATGATTCTGCCCATTTTTGGCGTGATTTCGGAAATTTTACCCGTACATTCCCGTAAGCCAATTTTTGGATATAAGGCGATCGCCTACTCCAGTATGATTATCTGCATTTTAGGGCTAGTTGTATGGGCGCACCACATGTTTACCAGTGGAACTCCGAATTGGCTCCGCATGTTCTTTATGATTGCCACACTGCTAGTAGCTGTACCTACAGGTATTAAGGTATTTAGTTGGATTGCAACTTTGTGGGGTGGAAAATTGCGCTTAGAAAGTCCTCTCCTATTTGCGATCGGATTTATCTCGATGTTCGTAGTTGGCGGTCTAAGTGGCGTAATGCTTGGTTCTGTACCTGTGGATATTCACCTCCATGATACTTATTTTATCGTGGCTCACTTTCACTATGTGTTGTTTGGGGGCAGTGTGTTTGGCATTTATGCAGGTATTTACCATTGGTTTCCGAAGATGACAGGAAAGATGCTAAACGAGTTTTGGGGCAAAGTCCATTTCTTTTTGACCTTTGTTGGATTCAATCTTTGCTTTCTACCTATGCACCTACTGGGTTTACAGGGAATGCCTAGAAGGGTAGCGCAGTACGATCCCCAGTTTGCTTCAATTAATGTAATTTGTACGATTGGGGCGTTTTTATTAGCAATTTCCACCTTCCCATTTTTATTCAATGTCATTTTTAGCTGGATCAAAGGCGAAAAAGCTACGGATAATCCTTGGAATGGTTTGACTTTAGAATGGACAACTAGCTCTCCCCCGATTGTGGAAAATTGGCATGGTGATCCAGTGTTAAAAACAGGACCCTACGATTACGGTTTGGAATACGCCCATGAAGCTGACCTTTTGGCAGAGCCTACTCATTAGTACTCCACTAGTAGATCAAGGAAGATTCAAGGAAATATATTAGGAAATAATATTTTATGCAAAGTGCAATTACTGACTCAACTGAAAATCTGGCGATCGCTGAAACTTCCCACGGGCACCATGAACATCCTGACCTGCGCGTATTTGGACTAATTGTGTTTCTATGTTCAGAAGGAATGCTATTTCTAGGACTGTTTGCCGCCTATTTAACCTTTAGGGCAGTATCAACGGAATGGCCCCCTGCTGGTACACCAGAGCTAGAGATTCTGCTACCCGGTATTAACACAATCATTTTGCTATCTAGTAGTTTGGTAATTCATCAAGCCGATCATGCCATTAAAAAAGATGATATTAAGGCAGTGCGGTGGTGGTTTCTTCTAACTTTTATTATGGGAGCAACTTTTCTGGCGGGACAAGTTTATGAGTATCAGCACCTAGAATTTGGCTTGACTAGTAATTTGTTTGCTAGCACTTTTTATGTGCTTACGGGCTTCCACGGGTTCCATGTATTTGTGGGGCTAACTTTAATTGCAATTATGGGGATCAAGTCTTTTCAAAAGGGTGCTTTTTTAGGTGGTAAGCACTATGGTATTGAGGCTGCTTCAATTTATTGGCATTTTGTCGATATTATCTGGGTAGTTCTGTTTTTAATGCTTTATATTCTCTAGGCTTTATAAAAACTGTGCTGGATCGACTGGTTCCCCATTTACTCGAACTTCAAAGTGGAGATGGGGACCAGTGGAAAAACCTGTGGAGCCAACTCGGGCGATCGGTTGTCCCTTTTGGATCGCTTGACCTTCGGTTACATATACTTCACTGGTGTGACCATAGAGGGTGCTAATACCGTTACCATGCTCAATAATTACCGCATTACCATAGCCACCGTACCAGCCCGCAAACACAACGTTACCGCTATCGGCGGCA
Encoded here:
- a CDS encoding ammonium transporter — translated: MLKKVFPKVSIATLFALSAFFSSNSMAWAAEDPMKPALDAAANAQVAGDTAFMLISTALVLLMTPALAFFYGGFVRSRNVLNTMMMSFILMGIVGVTWILWGYSLAFAPGTPFIGGLQWAFLNGVGLETTDYLKGSLPEAVVSYAATIPHQNFMIFQATFAIITPALISGAIVERISFKAYFWFIFLWSAILYPIFAHMVWAKGGFLGLYGGLNSLDFAGGTVVHISSGVSALVAAWVIGPRVTYPSRPAAPHNVPFILLGAGLLWFGWFGFNGGSALASGSLATIAYVTTTTSASAAALMWVILEWVLRGKPTAVGVATGAVAGLVGITPAAGFVSPVSAILIGAITTTACFFALSLKSKLQFDDSLDTFGVHGVGGTVGSILTAVFASSAVNPILGKDASGKVLPVGVLEGHFSELITELIAIGITYVIAGVGTFVILKVLSLFMSLRVSPSAEEQGIDIAEHGEEGYGEEFSSGLTPYVSEG
- a CDS encoding ribonuclease III family protein; the encoded protein is MIAPSRQRELRQLLNRIQIPEESINWNLLDQALIHPSFSTVHNNDYLEFFGDSVLRMVVVTFLREQYGDRSVGDLAALRSHLVSDKVLAAIADGYGFDRFLVMGESAKRDPKTSLSRLANSFEAVLAALYLSTNDFRLINQWLYPHLQRISITVLAQPAFGNSKAALQELTQANWHILPEYKAIDSSEPQIFMVEVWVNNFCWGVGKGSSIKAAQQEAAAIALPALTKSLNSSAKNKS
- a CDS encoding cytochrome c oxidase subunit II; protein product: MNKPRIISIVVGLGLIIIASLWYGQHNGLLPEAAATEALLYDDLFNSLLTIAVAIFLVVQTILIYSIFKFRRRQGDNTDGIPIHDNFLLEIIWTAVPTVLVIWVGIYSFDVYNVMQDGRPMSMGMGMPAMTHNHLDHLGMEAAQAEPLTTGSTAIALDTDSSDNPSKPEPLNIDVQGMQFAWIFSYPDTEIQTSELHVPLGQEVKLNLSAADVIHAFWVPQFRLKQDTIPGMATSIQFTPNKLGTYPIVCAELCGSYHGGMRAEIVVETPEEYQAWLQQEQEELASSNSKNAIASNVFRNNLFNQEENPPQHKQLLTAQTQKMGITPETLKSLHHLSPQT
- a CDS encoding heme-copper oxidase subunit III translates to MQSAITDSTENLAIAETSHGHHEHPDLRVFGLIVFLCSEGMLFLGLFAAYLTFRAVSTEWPPAGTPELEILLPGINTIILLSSSLVIHQADHAIKKDDIKAVRWWFLLTFIMGATFLAGQVYEYQHLEFGLTSNLFASTFYVLTGFHGFHVFVGLTLIAIMGIKSFQKGAFLGGKHYGIEAASIYWHFVDIIWVVLFLMLYIL
- a CDS encoding protochlorophyllide reductase, which codes for MERKSTVIITGASSGVGLQGARSLAQKGWHVIMACRNLPKTEQAAQALGMTKDTYTILPLDLANLQSVRDFVAKFRLTGKRLDALVCNAAVYLPLLKEPQYSVDGYEISVATNHLGHFLLANLLLEDLQRSGNPEPRLVILGTVTANPKELGGKIPIPAPPDLGNLKGLEDGFKAPIAMIDGKKFNSGKAYKDSKLCNVLTMLELHRRYHASTGITFSSFYPGCVATTALFRNHYPLFQKIFPLFQKNITGGYVSEELAGDRLAEVVSEPQYSKSGSYWSWGNRQKAGRKSFEQELSNEALNEAKAKKLWELSAKLVGL
- a CDS encoding glycosyltransferase, whose product is MNSIAATLLLTYGINAGWLALVHQTKIACIDSPKIITDSDLPIVTIQLPIFNERYVAQRLVEAICKLDYPHDRLYIQVLDDSTDDTQEILQASVYKHQQLGIWIEYIHRSDRTGFKAGALQAAMSKVQGDYIAIFDADFIPDPHWLKQAIAHYLQPHTERTAVVQTRWGHINPNYSRLTDLQAVALDGHFVIDQQARWRNHYFLNFNGTAGIWRKQAILDSGGWTSDTLAEDMDLSYRAQLLGWQVIYDNNIVAFAELPVTMVAYKLQQFRWAKGGIQCAKKLLTRIWQSKYSLGVKWQATVHLTGYGAHPFMLMSVLLSIPLMVSSSMHTENIQAFKNISINLWQICVIIASFIAPYIYLTAQKDLYPKAWKHKLLSVFLLLILCSGMSYSNSKAVVAGLFNKGVNFRRTPKFNITGGGDRWVSKAYRLPFDLGAILELGLAAYSCVAIYIAVNIGWYSMVPFLTIYALGYGYVGGLTLWQYCQQLHLVKAPRVSASIY
- the ctaD gene encoding cytochrome c oxidase subunit I, producing MTQVITQAPSTEAFEPNKHSPKSQWREYFSFSTDHKVIGIQYLVTTFFFYLIGGALASVIRAELATPDSDLVPPELYNGLFTIHGTVMIFLWIVPAVTGGFGNYLIPLMIGARDMAFPKLNALAFWMIPPAGVLLISSFFYGPSSTGWTAYPPLSILTDQHFGQAVWIASIIILGTSSILGAVNFVVTILSMRMPGMGMFDMPLLCWAILSASGLVLIATPVLAGAMILLGFDLLAGTAFFNPTGGGNPVVYQHLFWFYSHPAVYVMILPIFGVISEILPVHSRKPIFGYKAIAYSSMIICILGLVVWAHHMFTSGTPNWLRMFFMIATLLVAVPTGIKVFSWIATLWGGKLRLESPLLFAIGFISMFVVGGLSGVMLGSVPVDIHLHDTYFIVAHFHYVLFGGSVFGIYAGIYHWFPKMTGKMLNEFWGKVHFFLTFVGFNLCFLPMHLLGLQGMPRRVAQYDPQFASINVICTIGAFLLAISTFPFLFNVIFSWIKGEKATDNPWNGLTLEWTTSSPPIVENWHGDPVLKTGPYDYGLEYAHEADLLAEPTH